TTGGTGTATACGCCACCTCCGGCCTGGTCTTCAGCCTCCCCGTGAGGAAGACTTTGTTCACGACACGTCGCCCTCCCCGTCATCGAAGATCACCTGGTCGGGCGCCTTCTCCGGGACCTTCTTCGCTTCGTCGATCACGACGAACATGTGGCGGAGGATACCGTCCACCGTCCGGTAGAATTTGCCGAGTCCCGCAACCTTCTGTTCGGGCATATCGAGAAGGTAAAAGAAATAATGGCCTCTATCCTTCTTCTTGATAGGATAGGCCAGTTTCCTTACGCCCCAGTCGTCCAATTTCGCGACCGTTGCGCTCGCCTTCTCCATATTCGTCGTAATCCTCTTGAGGAGCTCGTCCTCCTCCTCTTTGGAAAAGTCAGGGTTAATAACGATTATGTTCTCATACCTTGCCACTTTTTATTCTCCTTTCCCTACAGACATAACTATAGAGCTTTTCAGTACTTTTACCCTAATTTTCTCGGCAATCTCCAATGTGACCGCATCATTGGCGATACCGGTTATTTTACCATACATACCGCCTGATGTGACAACTTCATCACCCTTCTTCAGGTTTTCGAGAAATGCCTTCTGCTGCTTCGCCTTTTTCTGCTGAGGTCGTATAAGCAGAAAATAGAAGACCACGAAGAGAAGAATGAGAGGCAAAAAGGCCATCAGCTGACTGCTGCTGCCGCCTTGTCCCGCTCCGCCGCCTAAATTACCCATTGCATGCGCGATATTCATCCTGTACGTCACCTCCCTCCCATTTGTTTTTGAAATCATGATAAAAGGAATCGAACCGTTTTTCCCGGATCGCTTCCCGTATCTTTCGTACGAGTCCGATATAATAATATATGTTGTGAAGAGTGTTTAGGTAATACCCCGTGAGCTCGTGGGATATAAAAAGATGTCTCAAATAGGCCCTCGAAAAGGTCCTGCACGTATAGCAGTCGCACTCCCGGTCGAGAGGCTTGGCGTCTCTCGTGTAGCGTGCATGCTTTATATTGATCCTTCCTGCTGAAGTGAAGAGGCTTCCGTTCCTCGCATGGCGGGTCGGGATCACGCAATCGAACATATCGATGCCTTTTTTCACCCCTTCCACGATATCCTCCGGAAACCCGAGGCCCATCATGTATCTCGGCTTTTCGTGAGGGAGATAAGGCGTCACGGCGTCCACCATATCCCACATGAGAGATTTCGGCTCTCCCACGCTTAAGCCCCCGACCGCATACCCGTCGAAATCCATATCTACGAGGTCACGGGCGGACTTCACCCTTAAGGCGTCATAGAACCCGCCCTGGATGATCCCGAATAGAAGGGAATCCTTTTTTCCTTTCGCCTCTTTGCACCGTAATGCCCAGCGGGAGGTAAGCTCCATGGAGGAGCTGGTATATTCGAAGGATGAAGGGTAGGGGGCGCATTCATCGAAGCACATGCATATGTCGGCCCCGATATTTTCCTGGATTTCTATTGCCCGTTCAGGGGAGAGGAAATGCTTCGAGCCGTCGATGTGAGATTGGAACATCACCCCGTCTTCTTTTATCTCTCTCAGTACCCCGAGACTGAATATCTGATAGCCGCCGCTATCGGTGAGCACGGAGCCGTCCCAGCCGCTGAATTGGTGAATGCCTCCGAAATCCTTGATGAGGCTGTCGCCGGGTCTGAGATAAAGGTGGTAGGCGTTGGCGAGAATGATTTTCACGCCCATTTCTTTCAGGTCTCTATGAGTAGCGGCCTTCACGGAGCCCTGCGTGCCGACGGGCATAAAGACAGGCGTCTCCACGTCGCCGTGGGCGGTCTTCACCACGCCGAGCCTCGCATCTCCGTCATGAGCCAGAATTTCCATGATCTTCATAGTATCAGCATTGCATCCCCGTAACTGTAAAACCTGTACCCCTGCTCTATCGCGTCCGCATAGGCACGCTTAAGGGCATCCCTGCCCGCGAATGCCGCTGCCAGAAGGAGAGGTGTGGACCTGGGCAGATGAAAATTCGTGATCATTCCATCCACTGCCTTGAAAGAGAACCCGGGATAGATAAAGAGGTCCGTGTATCCTGTCGAAGGCATATCTCCCTTTCGCGAGAACAGGGTCTCCACCGTCCTCACGGCGCTCGTCCCGCACGCGATTATTCGCCTTCCCTGTTCCTTTGCGAGAAGAAGGGCGGCGCGAGTCCCGGGAGAAAAAG
The genomic region above belongs to Syntrophorhabdaceae bacterium and contains:
- the yajC gene encoding preprotein translocase subunit YajC, with amino-acid sequence MNIAHAMGNLGGGAGQGGSSSQLMAFLPLILLFVVFYFLLIRPQQKKAKQQKAFLENLKKGDEVVTSGGMYGKITGIANDAVTLEIAEKIRVKVLKSSIVMSVGKGE
- the rpsF gene encoding 30S ribosomal protein S6 — its product is MARYENIIVINPDFSKEEEDELLKRITTNMEKASATVAKLDDWGVRKLAYPIKKKDRGHYFFYLLDMPEQKVAGLGKFYRTVDGILRHMFVVIDEAKKVPEKAPDQVIFDDGEGDVS
- the tgt gene encoding tRNA guanosine(34) transglycosylase Tgt, with the translated sequence MKIMEILAHDGDARLGVVKTAHGDVETPVFMPVGTQGSVKAATHRDLKEMGVKIILANAYHLYLRPGDSLIKDFGGIHQFSGWDGSVLTDSGGYQIFSLGVLREIKEDGVMFQSHIDGSKHFLSPERAIEIQENIGADICMCFDECAPYPSSFEYTSSSMELTSRWALRCKEAKGKKDSLLFGIIQGGFYDALRVKSARDLVDMDFDGYAVGGLSVGEPKSLMWDMVDAVTPYLPHEKPRYMMGLGFPEDIVEGVKKGIDMFDCVIPTRHARNGSLFTSAGRINIKHARYTRDAKPLDRECDCYTCRTFSRAYLRHLFISHELTGYYLNTLHNIYYYIGLVRKIREAIREKRFDSFYHDFKNKWEGGDVQDEYRACNG